The Macaca thibetana thibetana isolate TM-01 chromosome 11, ASM2454274v1, whole genome shotgun sequence genome window below encodes:
- the HNRNPA1 gene encoding heterogeneous nuclear ribonucleoprotein A1, giving the protein MSKSESPKEPEQLRKLFIGGLSFETTDESLRSHFEQWGTLTDCVVMRDPNTKRSRGFGFVTYATVEEVDAAMNARPHKVDGRVVEPKRAVSREDSQRPGAHLTVKKIFVGGIKEDTEEHHLRDYFEQYGKIEVIEIMTDRGSGKKRGFAFVTFDDHDSVDKIVIQKYHTVNGHNCEVRKALSKQEMASASSSQRGRSGSGNFGGGRGGGFGGNDNFGRGGNFSGRGGFGGSRGGGGYGGSGDGYNGFGNDGGYGGGGPGYSGGSRGYGSGGQGYGNQGSGYGGSGSYDSYNNGGGGGFGGGSGSNFGGGGSYNDFGNYNNQSSNFGPMKGGNFGGRSSGPYGGGGQYFAKPRNQGGYGGSSSSSSYGSGRRF; this is encoded by the exons ATGTCTAAGTCAGAG TCTCCTAAAGAGCCCGAACAGCTGAGGAAGCTCTTCATTGGAGGGTTGAGCTTTGAAACAACCGATGAGAGCCTGAGGAGCCATTTTGAGCAATGGGGAACGCTCACGGACTGTGTG GTAATGAGAGATCCAAACACCAAGCGTTCCaggggctttgggtttgtcacatatgccACTGTGGAGGAGGTGGATGCAGCTATGAATGCAAGGCCACACAAGGTGGACGGAAGAGTTGTGGAACCAAAGAGAGCTGTCTCAAGAGAA GATTCTCAAAGACCAGGTGCCCACTTAACtgtgaaaaagatatttgttggTGGCATTAAAGAAGACACCGAAGAACATCACCTAAGAGATTATTTTGAACAGTATGGGAAAATTGAAGTGATTGAAATCATGACTGACCGAGGCAGTGGCAAGAAAAGGGGCTTTGCCTTTGTAACCTTTGACGACCATGACTCCGTGGATAAGATTGTCA ttcaGAAATACCATACTGTGAATGGCCACAACTGTGAAGTTAGGAAAGCCCTGTCAAAGCAAGAGATGGCTAGTGCTTCATCCAGCCAAAGAG GTCGAAGTGGTTCTGGAAACTTTGGTGGTGGTCGTGGAGGTGGTTTCGGTGGGAATGACAACTTCGGTCGTGGAGGAAACTTCAGTGGTCGTG GTGGCTTTGGTGGCAGCCGTGGTGGTGGTGGATatggtggcagtggggatggctaTAATGGATTTGGTAATGATG GTGGTTATGGAGGAGGCGGCCCTGGTTACTCTGGAGGAAGCAGAGGCTATGGAAGTGGTGGACAGGGTTATGGAAACCAGGGCAGTGGCTATGGCGGGAGTGGCAGCTATGACAGCTATAACAACGGAGGCGGAGGCGGCTTTGGCGGTGGTAGTG GAAGCAATTTTGGAGGTGGTGGAAGCTACAATGATTTTGGCAATTACAACAATCAGTCTTCAAATTTTGGACCCATGAAGGGAGGAAATTTTGGAGGCAGAAGCTCTGGCCCCTATGGCGGTGGAGGTCAATACTTTGCAAAACCACGAAACCAAG GTGGCTATGGCGgttccagcagcagcagtagctatggcagtggcagaagattttaa
- the NFE2 gene encoding transcription factor NF-E2 45 kDa subunit — protein MSPCPPQQSRNRVIQLSTSELGEMELTWQEIMSITELQGLNAPSEPSFEPQAPASYLGPPPHTTYCPCSIHPDAGFPLPPPPYELPASTSHVPDAPYSYGNMTIPVSKPLSLSGLLSEPLQDPLALLDIGLPVGPPKPQEDPESDSGLSLNYSDAESLELEGTEAGRRRSEYVEMYPVEYPYSLMPNSLAHSNYTLPAAETPLALEPASGPVRAKPTARGEAGSRDERRALAMKIPFPTDKIVNLPVDDFNELLARYPLTESQLALVRDIRRRGKNKVAAQNCRKRKLETIVQLERELERLSNERERLLRARGEADRTLEVMRQQLTELYRDIFQHLRDESGNSYSPEEYALQQAADGTIFLVPRGTKMEATD, from the exons ATGTCCCCGTGTCCTCCCCAGCAGAGCAGGAACAGGGTGATACAGCTGTCCACTTCAGAGCTAGGAGAGATGGAACTGACTTGGCAAGAGATCATGTCCATCACTGAGCTGCAG GGTCTAAATGCTCCAAGTGAGCCATCGTTTGAGCCCCAAGCCCCAGCCTCATACCTTGGACCTCCACCACACACAACTTACTGCCCCTGCTCAATCCACCCAGATGCTGGCTTCCCACTTCCTCCACCACCTTATGAGCTCCCAGCATCTACATCCCATGTCCCAGACGCCCCATACTCCTATGGCAACATGACCATACCAGTCTCCAAGCCACTGAGCCTCTCAGGCCTGCTCAGTGAGCCACTCCAAGACCCTTTAGCTCTCCTGGACATTGGGCTGCCAGTGGGGCCACCTAAGCCCCAAGAAGACCCAGAATCCGACTCAGGATTATCCCTCAACTATAGTGATGCTGAATCTCTTGAGCTGGAGGGGACAGAGGCTGGTCGGCGGCGCAGCGAGTATGTGGAGATGTACCCGGTGGAGTACCCCTACTCACTCATGCCCAACTCCTTGGCCCACTCCAACTATACCTTGCCAGCTGCTGAGACCCCCTTGGCCTTAGAGCCCGCCTCAGGCCCTGTGCGGGCTAAGCCCACTGCACGGGGGGAGGCAGGGAGTCGGGATGAACGTCGGGCCTTGGCCATGAAGATTCCTTTTCCTACGGACAAGATCGTCAACTTGCCGGTAGATGATTTTAATGAGCTATTGGCGAGGTACCCGCTGACAGAGAGCCAGCTGGCGCTAGTCCGGGACATCCGACGACGGGGCAAAAACAAGGTAGCAGCCCAGAACTGCCGCAagaggaagctggaaaccatcgtgcAGCTGGAGCGGGAGCTGGAGCGGCTGAGCAATGAACGGGAGCGGCTTCTCAGGGCCCGCGGGGAGGCAGACCGGACCCTGGAGGTCATGCGCCAACAGCTGACAGAGCTGTATCGTGACATTTTCCAGCACCTTCGGGATGAATCAGGCAACAGCTACTCTCCTGAAGAGTACGCGCTGCAACAGGCTGCCGATGGGACCATCTTCCTGGTGCCCCGGGGGACCAAGATGGAGGCCACAGACTAA